The stretch of DNA CATTAATTTTTACTCTTTTACATTATGAAAAGTTGAGTGAAATTGGTTATTACAAACCCGAATTATTCTTTTATTTGTTTTGACCACAAAAACTATTTTTTAGTTAAACCAACTGGTTTCATTATTGGAAAATCTATTTATCTTTTCACTTATCATTTACATAATTTGTTTTTACCAACAAATTATATCTCGAATTGATCAAATTTTTCAGCTAGAGGATGGGCAAGGAGGGACTCCTCCACATAACACACACACATTCTTCACATTGTTCATGCAAAAATTCACTTGTCAGATCTGCTAATAGTAAAACTAGACAACAAAATAAAGAACAGTCAAATGTGCAAGATGACTTGAAACAATTCATTGTGCAGCAGATCGGTGAAGCTCTACGTGCTTTTGCAAGTGTATTACCAAGTGTTGTTCACGCACCACCACCAGTTAATACAACTATGGGAAATTCTCATTCAGGGCTCGAAAACTCCGGAAGTGAAGAAAATTCAAATACTTCTGGAGCCGTAGGGTCAGCTACACCAAATAATTCTAATTTACAAAAACTAGTTCTAACCTTGGAGATACAGCCCAAGGAACAAATGAGCAAATAAAACAGATACCAGGAGTGCCACCCGTGATTAGAGGAGTGTATATAGACAAATATTCACAACGGCCATGGAAACCAAGTACAATATCTCTACCAATACCTAAAAAGTTCAGAATGCTTGATATTCAAGGGCAACTAGTTAACCAAGCAGGAAATTGAATTAGTGTTGGTGAATTGTTTTGGCGAAACCCTTACGAAAGGAACACTAATATGGTATTCTATTTTACCTGAAAATTCAATTGactcttttgctgagcttgcagattcatttataaaagcacacATGGGAGCTCAAAAAGTAGAAACATTAATGGAAGATATCTTCAAggtaaaaaagaaaatatataattGCTTAGAGAGTTCGTGGATCTCTTCCGGCGAGAAAGAATGATGTTACTCGCGCACCTAATAATTTGGCAGCAATAGCATTTGCCAGCAACCTGAATGAAAGAAGTTCAGAATCCACGAGAAGATTAAAGGTGAATTTGCAAGAATTTCCAGCGACTACTTGGAATGATTTATAATAGGTATAGCACAAAACTTCGAATATAAGAAGATACAGTATCCTAACCAAAAATGGAGGAGAGGTTTAGATCTAGATAGTCAGAACCAGAACGGAGATCGGTGAAAATAGGTACGAACCTTATCTGGGACTTGCATGGCGAGATCTTAGGCCAAAACCCGAACATGCACGGTTTGATCAGAGATCACGGCAGAAGGAAGAAGGTTCTTCTTCTAGATTTGGAAAGGAATGAGATATGACAAGAAACAATGATCAAAATTCATGATAAAAAATAGGTGATTACAACTTCAACGTTAGTACTTCCGAGTTAGTAGAAGTGTTAAGAGGCCTGGGCGATAAGGTACGGTGGCCCAAAAAGATGAGACCAGAACCTAGCAAAAGAATCCAGGAATTTTGGTTTGAATTCCATAATTATCACGGTCACGGAGCAACAAATTGCAGGCTCCTGCAAGCGAAGGTAGATTTTTTATTGAAAAAGGTCTATCTCACTGACCTATTTAGTGAGAAAGGTAAGCATAATTATATGAAAAACAGGGAAGAACCACTAAAGCCCCATCACCAAAGAGGACGACGAATGTAATAACTGGGGGTGAGGAAGTTAATGGAGTAACGTACACAACAACAAAAAGAACAACCGAAATCTCGGTGACCCACAGTAAGCGCATTCGACTAGTCTTGGAGGGAGATAGCATAACATTTGACGATGAGGATGCGGATGGCTTGTTCAgccctcataatgatgcactggtaatatctttttTTGTTCATGATACTAATGTCAAACAAGGTTTgtttgatccaggtagctctgtgAATATTATACTACTAAGAGTGGTCAACGAGATGCAATCAATTGATCGTATAATACCCAAGGCTCGAACTTTGTCTGGGTTCGACAATTCAATTGTCATAACAAAGGGAGAAATTATGCTAACTACATTTGCCGAGGGTGTAGTGAAAGACACCAATTTTTCAAGTTGTGGATGCAGACATGGCTTACAACGTGATATTAGGAAGGTCGTTAATTCAAGATATGGATGCAACACCGCCAACTTTACATCAGGTTATCAAAGTTTTATCGCAACGGGGTATTCGATTGATTATGGGAGATAAACAAGGAGTACGAGAAACTAATATGGTTGATATGGCAAGTGGAACGACCAAAGACTGGGATGAAATAACAATTATAGTGTTCAGCTATGGATAATGTACTTTCTACCTCAACTGAAGTTGCAAGGAATGAAACAGATATAGATGCAAGACTTAATGTGATCCAGGATTCAGAAGAGAATGAAACTATTAAAACAACTACGGAATAACTCGTAGTTGTTATATTATTCATCCATTGACCGACCGAAAAGTCTATGTTGGGACAAACTTAAGCCAGAGCTGAAAAgtaagttaattgaatttttatgTGCTAACACTGATTACCTTGCTTAGTCACACTCATACATAACATATATACCATCGGTTAATGACTCATAAGCTAAATGAATATCCATAATACTCGTGGATGAagcaaaagaagagaaaaatagagCATTCAAAAATCAGGTAATTCAACAGGAGCTAAGTAAACTCTTGAAAATTGGTTCTGTTTGTGAGGTAAAATATCCTGACTGGTTAGCTAATATTATCGTTGTAACAACCctaccgatcgttttgagctctagtgtgtCGTTTGgtagtttgaggtcttgagtagtttcatttcatgttttatgacttgtacgcatagtcgAAATTAAATTTCGGAGTTGCTTTGGatgcaaaattctcaatttagaagctttaaattggaagaattgatcaaggtTTGACATTTGgttaaacgacctcagaatcgggatttgaaggttccaataggttcgcatAAAGATTTCAAttttgggcatatgttcgggttgagtaccGGCTAGTTCGGTAGCATCTTGActcttattatggaaagttggcattttgaaggttttgaaatttcttaagtttggtttgaagtgtactttggtgttattgatgtccgtttggggttccgagccttggaataggcttatatcataatttgtgacttgtacgtaaagtttggcgtcattctgtaatgtttaagtatgattcagacgCGTTCATTGAGGTTTGAATATTTGAAAGTTTGAAGAAAGATTTTGAtagtcgattcatagttttgatgttgtttggtgtgatttgagggttcgtgTCATGtttcgggacttgttggtatgattggatgagGTCCTGgcggcctcaggtgtgtttcaggatagtttcagaccattttccttTGTTTTGTGATTGTTGGTTTCTAGTGTCCCTGGTAGGTATCATGATTGCTGTTGAagggacgcgatcgcgaagagaagcTGGAGTTGGGCAGACATTTTTGCATTGCGAATGCAACAAAGGAGTCGCAAACGCGGAAATGGGGTTGAAGTGCTCTATGCAAACGCGATTGGGAGTCTCGAAAGTGATGAAGGAAGGGGGGTTGGGGCCTGGAGGCACTAAGACTTCACAAACGTGGCTCGAGGACCGCGAACATGAAGCAGTGGAATGTGGAGGTTTCGCGAACCCAGGATGGCCACTGCGAATGCAAATGAGGACTTTTGGGCAGCTGTACTTTTGGCCGTAGCAATCGCGAGGGTGTTTCCACGATCGCGTGGGtgtttccgtgatcgcgaagaagggaatTCTGGGGCGAACCCGGGATGGCCACCACGAATGCAAAGGAGGATTTTTGGGCAATTGGACTTTGGCCTTAGCGATCACGAGGGTGTTTCCACGATCGCGAGGGTATTTCTGTGATTGCGAGGAAGGGAATTCTAGGCAGACttattttaaatcgagggtttggctcattttcacctcatttCTTCTACGGGAGTCGGctttggggcaattttggagcgccattttcatcatcgatcacgaggtaagtgatttctacaccTTGTGAGCTAAATACATGATTAATATGTGGATTTAAATATAAAACTTTATAGAAATTATGGAATTTTAGGGGAAAACCCGTAATtctatatttttggattttaaccacgaaattggatatgaaattgggaataaattatgtattagatttcgtggtgttatgggtaatgtttatctttgtacatttttgaaatccgggcatgtgggcccgagggttgactttgttgacttttcgaggggagttgggaattgttataaacaGATTAATTATAAGTGTTGGAGTATATTTGTATTGGCTTGCatcttgtttgactagtttcagatcgtttaactttgaattgaggagttagagaggctttggagccggttattggAAGTTCAGAgcaagataagtctcttgtctaactttgtgagggaaaACTACCCTATTGGTATTAAATTTGTTATGTAGCTAAAGTATGTTTAAGTCCGGGTAAACTTGGGACTCTATCATGTAATTTTTAAGTTATTTGAACCAAATGTGCTTGTTTGATTAATTGAATTTACAATCGGAATTGATTTAGGAATATATagtaggccgagccttatcaccttgagttattGACAAGATATTTTGataaacggtaaagattatattcactttaTTCTCTTGTACCTGTATTGTAAGAAGGtgactagtaagtgtcgatgtcgacccctcatcactacttctgcgagattaggctagatacttactaggtacgcgttgatttatgtactcttgctatacttctacactaaatgtgcattatctgacaagttcatttggtggtcatctttgTGCATAGGCACAACTGCCGatgagactttatggtgagttgcattccaagCTACGTATCGTAGCCCACAAAGTCCCCATcatattatttactttatcctgtctatgtacattccaaacaaatattgtattattattgtactccttagtaaatgctcatgcacttgtgacaccgggttttggataTTCTAGTTGATATTTACGGTTTTGGATGTATGTACCCATGATTTTAAATGTTTATATTTCATTATtgaataaaatttatgatttctaatgtaataaaatgaacaattaacgagatagtttaccgttggcttgcataacggcgacgttgggcgccatcgcgGGCTATAgcaggttttgggtcgtgatagtttagtgtcagagctctaggttcattaggatctcacgagtcatgagcaagtctagtaaagtcttgcggatcagtacaaagatgtctgtacttatcttcaagaggctacaaagCTGTTAGaagcatttcccttcttgattcctcatcatgcgatttgattccattggagATTATgcattcatttccttcctactcactCTTATACAATgttgagcgcttgttatcaactgggcatcgaggagttgttgTTGTACTACAtatgtggtgcatgatgtttctcCATGCATGTTCGAGTgggctattatcatcgccttgtgGAATGACGCTATGTTGTTTCCGCCCAGTGCTAGTGTTGCCTtcggttttgaggctatgcacagtgtATTATGACGTTCATGCATTGTTATATCGCAATGTTGATGTGATGGTAGGTTGCTCATTTATGTGCCGCGTCAGTAAATGAATCGAATGGAGGATTACTTGGGTCACTGTTTAGAGGTCCAGCATTTAATTCcggcaaaggaaaggcaattggactatggatgttcatgcGTTGGTTGACCAAgtagcgagacttgatattttagaatgaggtggaattttcatttgtgGTGTGGTGTCACCGTCCTTGTTGGAAACCATTAAGGCCCATCGATGTTAGGGACTCCTTTGACTTGCCTTCAGGGAAGGGTGTAGTAGAACGGTGCCTAAGCAACAGTTATTAGATATGGCTGTGTATGGCTGCTTTAGAGTTGAAttagtatttctaatgttgatggctcaagcaAGATGATCTTTATAGAGGCTCAGAGCTGGTAGAAATTTATCCgttcgggtgctgcaaagatggattatgatttgaggcAGTATTTTGGCAGCAAAAGAGGAgaaaggacatggtgggaggtgtctcgcggtggttgaatcgCTAGCGGATCAAATATGAACAGTAGATGCCGAGAAGTTTCTTAAGGAGAtagtttaaccgaagtgggagtggtagAGTAGCGTATCTGTaataggatagccacatgccttgagaaagtttagagtgatttgggtatcatggtggacaatgactaggtaTATGGATTTCATTTGGGATGGGCTACTATACTGAGAAAGGTTGAATATGacggaaaggagtttgcttggaatGATAAGGGGTGTAAAAGCTTGATTATCATTATGGGATGCAACGTGACCTCGAGTTTGGAACATATTATTGGACTTTTAGTTATTGTTAATGGGGAATGAACAAACTCTTACAGCTGGCAGCCGAGCATGGGCTctggagggtttactgattttgtTGTAGTTGTACCCAGGgcaacgtcgttggaagatgtcggtatggaattccacaggatggttatctcctatgagcagatTAGCGGTTGGGCAATTTTGATGAAGTTcctatgaagagttctacttactacccagtAGGAGGTCGAATGTGCGATTGTGGCCgataattcagaatgttcatgaaacaTTTAAGTAGAGATTACGAGGAAtttggcaggttaacggtgcgagatcatggtaattgtgaaggaggaatcattgtgggttctacatttttgtgattgtagcttaaagctaagtgggggggcccaccatctatgattggatcacgtggttgtGTGCTTGTTTGGTTTTTGGTTATCGATGCATtgatggattatttatgactaagaaaagaaaacatcgagggtaattcgagcaaagtaCTTGAGGAATGCatgctatattttgccttatcgattcatgttcaggttttgggatgaCTTAgaatttatgcttcttgtggatgtgatgtataaggaaaagaattcatctggttgcttctttacgagtgttcatgtgctaacagagccttagagtttggttatatttgggaccaggtcagaatgggtgactctcaacaatggttctagtgggtttaaGAAGTTAAGTGTAGTGCCCAAGGATTTTTGAGTTTGTCGTGTGGCTAAGGAATTAATTTTGCAGTGATGTGTGAAAGAGACTTGGAGTATTTATGTGAATGTCACTGGGTCTGCGGTGGGATGTTAGAGAGATGGAGGAAACGACTTCGGATTCGTAGgaggtctttcagaatgggtgaATGAGTTGGAAATATTGTTGAGTGCACGTGGAGGGTATGCGATGTCCCATGGGTATTGAGACTATGTGGTCTCGTAAATTGGGTCACTCTAGATAAGTGTTGTTTGAGGTTCGTTATGTGTTTGAATAGGACTATTATTTCAAAGGCAAGTctagagtaaattggaagaaatcGAGTTAGTTCTTAATGGTTTAAATCAACACGGTTGTGGAAATGACCCGTTCCTTTGATGTGTTAAGTTGTATAGGTGGTTtatggttgtacgtgcgggcttgacagccaccataatttgattgatttaatGGATATTTGATTTTGATGGCCTTGTTACGTGTTAATGGATCCCGAAAtagttatggcggtttagaccacgACTCGAGTTTTGTGTCTTTCGCGATTATGAGGAATTGGTTGTGTGTTGCAATTCgccttctgaaatgagttaagtgaaaggtttctattcaaggaagtgtttattctattaatGGTTCAGGAATTACGATAAATCTTGTACTCTCGCATAGCGGCATGGAGGGTGCGGTGAGCGATatgaaaattggaagttgagcatcaaggttgtggttcggtTTTGATAGGAATGTTATGACCTGGGAGGAGCAAAGGAAAAAATTCAGATCTTCAGAGTACGCTGGCATTATCTTTAGGTCGCTTGAGGACTATCTTCTACGGAAGATGCATTGTGCATTGGTTTGTAGGCTCTTTATTTGCATTCCAGAAATAGCATGATCGATGGccattgatgttcagattttactaACTGACGCGGAAGGTCGTGAGAGTATATCCCACGAGAAGAACgtataagtgtgaagtgttagtcATTTTATTGTTAAAGACTAAAAGCGGGTATGAATATTCTGGTACTGTCACTGACGGGAGAGGTTACGACTGAGTGACGCTTTATTCCTTTtttgtggactgtgggagtttgttccggatttgacgactgattgtatgtgtcatgaatagagTCATTGTGGATATTTGAAAGGTTATTGTCCTAGTATGGGATTATCGGAATCAGCTTAAGGTCTGTTGGAGGGTCTACTGTGAGCGTCTACTCTACATctggtcggatgtgttcattcagcatagcattgcttatggaggattcttcgggcattggatgttattcctgtcgtcaactattctatgtaatactctattgtgccatgtgggttgtgatacAGCTTGAtcattcgcacatgtgttgtgatcccgtgtagcttgtggtattatatgagcaagatggctctcgagatgcatgtcATTTATTTCACCTTAGCCGTGCTTGAGTTTTTGTAGCCAATGGCACTATTCGTCTCCCCAGGGTTatatttatgcacttggcatgcttgtggtcgatattcgggcatttcgtaggtatgagcattatagcttgatgggtatttccttattgattgttatgtgtggatcgggtggcatgccgccacaggtatgttgtttggatcgggttgcacgccgcaacgatgtaatatttggatcgggttgcatgctgcaacgatgtcatgtttggatcgggttgcacgctgcaacgatgtcatgtttggatcgggtggcacaccgaaACAGTGACATGTTGAGTATCGTTCCTTATACTTATGTTTGTGCCTTGTATCTCATCActgagataggttcatagcatttgTTCGGCTGTTTTAGTCATTTCATGGGTTGTTGGCACATTGATGGCACCGTatgggtcatattcgagttgtagcttgttggcacattgatgGCGCCTTATGAGATTTTCGATGGTGTTTGAGGTGTCTTATTTCTCAAGaagcttgtactaggtgagacgaggttattggacctgagattAGTGCGATCGGATTCATGTAAGGTATATAAAAGACAAAATATCACTATTTGGTtaagaatgaggtaatggttcttgccGAGTAGAGAGACTCCATAATCTATTGTTTTGGCAGGCAGTTATGAGCTTCTACGGGTATATTTTGTTCTGGCAATATTGCGAGAGTTAGAACAGGGCTTATTGTCACTACCCAAGATCCAACTAGTTTGTCACGCCTCGAACCTGGGAGGCGaaaccggcacccggtgcctcacttatCCTTGcttaccaacttgcgactaagggactttgaacatataatgtcatacttcggccatgggccacattgcaagacaattgtgaatgctgactaaacatcaatataaacctGGACCGACAAGGCCACCATAACTACTAtggctggcaaaccaacaaaatatacataaaaggtttacaagcccaacatactgtactaactaaaaagatatgtctacaagcctctactgatggatgtactgtgatcggaacaaggccccgacctactcataacatatatacatatatacacaagatgtacataaagctctagacccggaaactccgaagggcatggagattaccgatcaagctgaactcgggaaatacctaatgaggaggtctacccgtctgtctgtctgtgtgaacctgcacgcatgaaatgcagtgccgCAGAaatgggacgtcagtacgaaataatataccgagtatgtaaggtaatatactgaaagctgaaacataactgaaagtaactaggagtcaaagataatctaaagatatgctaacgtgttgatactgactcaactctctcaatatagtaagtaaaataattgcccggccttataaggctaggtatatatataactgttgTGTCGTAgttggctcgctcataggcgctcgaccatagaaggctctatatctcggccattctgggctctctcataggcgcatatctcggccattctaggatcactcataggtgctcggccacaataggctcgatatataacttaccatctgatcagaggttgcccagcccatcgattataactcgatggtaaagaaaatactgtaatactgtatatataggctctctgctctcttgacttgaagaagacaatactcacttaaatatgaagtcccgataagaagaatactgtaatttatgagactaggataatgtatataaattcggaagtATGAACTTCtatttatgcctcgttatcaaacacatgtaattacgagataaTGCCAACATGAAGAaaagtttagccttaacatacttgagccGGTTCTCTTAACAACCCTTCTAGCACATGACAATTGTGACAAAATtcgtgacggcaagatcggagtagggaaaaattcgtatgatattcttgagaaagattataccgggctTCTTTAGAATTGCCAAAAAAATGTCACGTTGCTATGAGcttgaattcttgaattcttgttgaaTCAGAAAATGTCACGTTACTAAGCTTCATTTAAAATTGTTGAGAATCTTGTTGAATTTCTAATATAGTTGAAGATACTAATGAAAATCTCATGTTAATATGCCTCTCTTTTAAGTTAGAGATAACTTTTTGTTAGAATTGATGTGGGCTCCACCTAATATGCTTACTTTAGCCACCAAATATCTTGAAATGTGACACCTTGCAATGCAATTTAAGAGTCATTAAGTTGAATAGTGGGCTGCCACATTACAACCTTATCTACCAAATTGTCCACTTGATTTGttaacttgttaatctcccactaatcaataattaatcaattgctcacataattaaaaattatctcaaattacttaaaatattactcactttaaacatattttatacatcttactataatgatcatgtggtaccttatatggcactagtccacAAATACAGGGTATTAtggcttggaccgtattttatcttaAATCGCCAAATTTCggcgaaactcattttctttgatttgcttaccctctctccttcacgaatttactcatcacttgtttgaaatagcataatgcttaaaacctcaaaataatatcattcccagacttatgtcgattaacttacgacgaaactttaacgtacgaaaatgcaggatgtaacatctcattttcatcaatttatttatggcgtactttcacgtacgaaaaatatggggtgtaacatagtTGTGACGACatctaacccaacctgctaggtaagcctattaataATAAACCAATTCCAATGAGATTCATttagagaagaaatgataatacaactgtacgtttatacaaagaattcccaaggactggtagtacaaatcacgaacttctaagatttcgagtttacaaagctggtataaaataaatacatcatatgtttgaaatatacatgaacatattaaaaattctaaagctaccaaggacaagaggcagttatgaccAGAACACGGGTACAACTTCAAATCTAGCTCCCGcaatacacagcaacatcaacatccaacatctgcatgcaaggtgaagaagtgtagtatgagtacaaccgaccccatgtattcaataaataataaacctaaccttagtttGAAAGTAGTGTGAGA from Nicotiana tomentosiformis chromosome 11, ASM39032v3, whole genome shotgun sequence encodes:
- the LOC138901741 gene encoding uncharacterized protein yields the protein MLQNVWPIITRYVSRALNGKDERLFTSEGRTTKAPSPKRTTNVITGGEEVNGVTYTTTKRTTEISVTHSKRIRLVLEGDSITFDDEDADGLFSPHNDALVISFFVHDTNVKQGLFDPGSSVNIILLRVVNEMQSIDRIIPKARTLSGFDNSIVITKGEIMLTTFAEGVVKDTNFSSCGCRHGLQRDIRKVVNSRYGCNTANFTSGYQSFIATGYSIDYGR